A genomic window from Punica granatum isolate Tunisia-2019 chromosome 2, ASM765513v2, whole genome shotgun sequence includes:
- the LOC116193525 gene encoding GDSL esterase/lipase LTL1-like yields MEKHTAIVPCLFLGLILTLGAFAPRVEAARAFFVFGDSLVDNGNNNYLATTARADAPPYGIDYPTHLPTGRFSNGLNIPDLISEQIGSESTLPYLSPELTGERLLIGANFASAGIGILNDTGIQFVNIIRISKQLEYFQQYQQRVSSLIGEDQMQRLVNQALVLITLGGNDFVNNYYLVPFSARSRQFALPDYVVYLISEYRKILARLYELGARRVLVTGTGPLGCVPAELAQRSPNGECAVELQRAAGLFNPQLVDMINSLNSDLGADVFVAANAMQMNLDFVNNPRAYGFVTSKVACCGQGPYNGIGLCTIASNLCPNRDIYAFWDPFHPSERANRIIVQQIVTGDSKYMHPMNLSTIMELDSRT; encoded by the exons AAGCATACTGCAATTGTTCCTTGCTTGTTCTTGGGCCTCATCCTCACTCTCGGAGCCTTTGCCCCGAGGGTCGAGGCAGCCCGAGCTTTCTTTGTGTTCGGGGACTCGCTGGTCGACAATGGCAACAACAACTACCTGGCCACCACCGCTCGTGCGGACGCACCCCCATACGGGATCGACTACCCGACTCACCTTCCCACGGGCCGGTTTTCGAATGGGCTGAACATCCCGGACCTTATAA GTGAGCAAATTGGGTCTGAGTCCACATTGCCGTACTTGAGCCCAGAACTCACTGGTGAGAGGCTACTCATCGGTGCAAACTTTGCCTCCGCCGGGATCGGGATTCTGAACGACACCGGAATTCAGTTC GTAAACATTATTAGAATCAGCAAGCAACTCGAGTACTTCCAGCAGTACCAGCAGAGGGTCAGCTCTCTCATTGGAGAAGACCAGATGCAGCGGCTCGTGAACCAGGCCTTGGTCCTCATCACGCTCGGTGGCAACGACTTCGTCAACAACTACTATCTGGTTCCCTTCTCCGCTCGGTCACGCCAGTTCGCCCTCCCCGACTATGTCGTCTACCTCATCTCCGAGTACCGCAAAATCCTAGCT AGGCTATACGAATTGGGAGCCAGGAGGGTTCTTGTGACGGGCACTGGACCGCTGGGGTGCGTGCCGGCCGAGCTGGCTCAGAGGAGCCCGAACGGGGAGTGTGCCGTGGAGCTGCAGCGTGCAGCCGGCCTCTTCAACCCCCAGCTCGTTGATATGATCAACAGCCTCAACAGCGATCTTGGTGCCGATGTGTTTGTCGCTGCCAATGCAATGCAGATGAACTTGGACTTCGTCAACAACCCTCGAGCCTATG GGTTTGTGACATCGAAGGTGGCATGCTGTGGGCAAGGGCCATACAACGGGATCGGGCTGTGCACGATAGCCTCGAACCTGTGCCCTAACAGAGACATCTATGCCTTCTGGGACCCTTTCCATCCGTCGGAGAGGGCCAACCGCATTATTGTCCAGCAGATCGTGACCGGGGACTCCAAGTACATGCACCCCATGAACCTAAGCACCATCATGGAGTTGGACTCTAGGACCTGA